The following are encoded in a window of Pan troglodytes isolate AG18354 chromosome 4, NHGRI_mPanTro3-v2.0_pri, whole genome shotgun sequence genomic DNA:
- the LOC462377 gene encoding elongation factor 1-beta-like yields the protein MGFGDLKSPAGLQVLNDYLVDKSYIEGYVPSQADVAVFEAVSGPQPAGLCHALRWCNHVKSYEKEKASLPGVKKALGKYGPANVEDATGSGGTDSKDDDDIDLFGSDDEEESEKAKRLREECLAQYESKLAKKPALVAKSSILLDVKPWDEETDLAKLEECVRSIQADGLVWGSSKLVPVGYGIKKPNTVCS from the coding sequence ATGGGTTTCGGAGACCTGAAAAGCCCCGCGGGCCTCCAGGTGCTCAATGATTACCTGGTGGACAAGAGCTACATTGAGGGGTATGTGCCATCACAAGCAGATGTGGCAGTATTTGAAGCCGTGTCCGGCCCACAGCCTGCTGGCTTGTGTCATGCCCTACGTTGGTGTAATCATGTCAAGTCTTACGAAAAAGAAAAGGCCAGCCTGCCAGGAGTGAAGAAAGCTTTGGGCAAGTATGGTCCTGCCAATGTGGAAGACGCTACAGGAAGTGGAGGTACAGATAGTAAAGATGATGATGACATTGATCTCTTTGGATCTGATGATGAGGAGGAAAGTGAAAAAGCAAAGAGGCTAAGGGAAGAATGTCTTGCACAATATGAATCAAAGTTAGCCAAAAAACCTGCACTTGTTGCCAAGTCTTCCATCTTACTAGATGTGAAACCTTGGGATGAGGAGACAGATCTGGCGAAATTAGAGGAGTGCGTCAGAAGCATTCAAGCAGACGGCTTAGTCTGGGGCTCATCTAAACTAGTTCCAGTGGGATACGGAATTAAGAAACCAAATACAGTGTGTAGTTGA